The Roseibaca calidilacus genome has a window encoding:
- a CDS encoding fasciclin domain-containing protein codes for MFKTTFAGAAIALALATPALSNGTDDKTIVDIAAEDGRFTTLVAAVSAAGLADTLSGDGPFTVFAPTDDAFAALPEGTVEGLLNDIPTLTSILTYHVVPGAVMSGDLSDGMMPETVNGQTVTIGVDGGVTVNDATVIIADIEASNGVIHVIDSVILPE; via the coding sequence ATGTTCAAGACCACTTTCGCCGGCGCTGCCATTGCCCTTGCCTTGGCCACCCCTGCCCTCTCGAACGGAACCGACGACAAGACGATCGTAGACATTGCTGCCGAAGATGGCCGCTTCACGACGCTGGTTGCAGCCGTCTCGGCGGCCGGCCTGGCTGATACCCTGTCGGGGGACGGCCCGTTCACCGTGTTCGCACCAACTGACGATGCCTTTGCCGCCCTGCCAGAGGGCACCGTCGAAGGCTTGTTGAACGACATCCCGACCCTGACCTCTATCCTGACCTACCATGTGGTTCCGGGTGCGGTCATGTCGGGTGATCTGAGCGACGGGATGATGCCCGAAACCGTGAACGGCCAGACCGTGACCATTGGCGTGGATGGTGGCGTGACCGTGAACGATGCGACTGTGATTATTGCCGATATCGAAGCGTCGAACGGCGTGATCCATGTGATCGACTCGGTCATCTTGCCCGAGTGA